A single region of the Vicia villosa cultivar HV-30 ecotype Madison, WI linkage group LG4, Vvil1.0, whole genome shotgun sequence genome encodes:
- the LOC131597399 gene encoding uncharacterized protein LOC131597399: MAGRINAAIAAALEAMAQALEHQSNVGENVASRNLATFQRENPLVFKGTHDLDGAFIWIKEIERIFRVMDCTPGQKVWYGTHMLAIEVDGWWLETRQRMEDNGEEITWILFRREFLRKYFPKDVRGKKEIKFLELRQGNKSVVEYAAKFGELAKFY; this comes from the coding sequence ATGGCTGGAAGGATTAATGCTGCGATTGCAGCagctttggaagcaatggctcaagctttAGAACATCAGTCGAATGTTGGTGAGAATGTTGCTTCTCGCAATTTGGCTACTTTCCAAAGGGAGAATCCACTTGTTTTCAAGGGAACTCATGATCTTGATGGCGCATTTATATGGATAaaggagattgagagaatcttccgtgtgatggattgcactccGGGTCAGAAGGTttggtatgggactcatatgctagcaatCGAGGTTGATGGTTGGTGGCTAGAGACTCGCCAGAGGATGGAGGATAATGGTGAGGAGATCACTTGGATTTTGTTCCGTAGGGAGTTcttgaggaagtactttcctaaGGACGTCCGCGGCAAGAAGGAAATCAAATTTCTTGAGTTGAGGCAAGGGAACAAGTCGGTTgttgagtatgctgctaagtttggagAGTTGGCTAAGTTTTACTAA